From Marinobacterium sp. LSUCC0821, a single genomic window includes:
- a CDS encoding NAD(P)(+) transhydrogenase (Re/Si-specific) subunit beta, protein MTSGIITASYIAASALFIMALGGLAHQESARRGNFYGMLGMAIAVGVTVFGLVNNNYGMLVGGIVVGGIIGYILAQRVEMTSMPELVAVLHSLVGLAAVFVGWANALEHDASLTGIELSIHAVETYLGILIGAMTFSGSIMAYLKLSGKVGGRPLQLPGRHLFNIALGIIAFYFMLQYMDTAATDGVFELTVMTIIALIFGIHMVAAIGGADMPVVVSMLNSYSGWAAAAMGFMLGNDLLIVVGALVGSSGAILSYIMCKAMNRKFLNVIFGGIGQKKSAAGPSGPAGSEEDIRPIESDEVADMLLHAKEVMILPGYGMAVAQAQHIVFEITKKLRDKGVNVRFGIHPVAGRMPGHMNVLLAEAKVPYDIVYEMEEINEDFPNVDVSVVIGANDIVNPAAQEVPDSPIAGMPVLEPWNGKQTIVMKRSMGTGYAGVDNPLFYKDNTRMLFGDAKDRLDQILKALS, encoded by the coding sequence ATGACTTCAGGAATTATTACAGCTTCCTACATCGCTGCCAGCGCCCTGTTCATCATGGCACTTGGCGGTCTAGCACATCAGGAGTCTGCTCGTCGCGGTAACTTCTACGGCATGCTAGGTATGGCTATCGCTGTTGGTGTTACTGTATTTGGTCTAGTGAACAACAACTACGGCATGCTCGTTGGCGGTATCGTTGTCGGCGGTATCATCGGCTACATCCTAGCGCAGCGCGTTGAGATGACCTCAATGCCTGAACTAGTTGCAGTTCTTCACAGCCTTGTTGGTTTGGCTGCAGTCTTTGTAGGTTGGGCAAATGCGCTTGAGCATGATGCTTCACTTACAGGTATTGAGCTATCTATCCACGCGGTAGAGACCTACCTTGGCATTCTTATCGGTGCGATGACCTTCTCAGGCTCGATCATGGCTTACCTCAAACTAAGTGGCAAAGTGGGCGGTCGCCCTCTTCAGCTACCTGGTCGTCACCTGTTTAACATTGCACTTGGTATAATTGCGTTCTACTTCATGCTTCAGTACATGGATACTGCAGCGACTGATGGCGTATTCGAACTGACTGTGATGACTATCATCGCTTTGATCTTCGGTATCCACATGGTTGCAGCTATCGGTGGCGCGGATATGCCAGTCGTTGTATCTATGCTAAACAGCTACTCTGGCTGGGCTGCAGCAGCGATGGGCTTCATGCTCGGTAACGATCTACTTATCGTAGTCGGTGCACTTGTAGGCTCAAGCGGCGCGATCCTCTCTTACATCATGTGTAAGGCGATGAACCGTAAGTTCCTTAACGTTATCTTTGGCGGTATTGGCCAGAAGAAATCGGCAGCGGGTCCTTCAGGCCCTGCAGGCAGCGAAGAGGACATCCGCCCTATCGAGTCTGATGAAGTTGCAGATATGCTTCTGCACGCTAAAGAGGTGATGATCCTTCCAGGTTACGGTATGGCCGTTGCACAGGCACAGCACATCGTATTCGAGATCACTAAGAAACTTCGTGATAAAGGCGTAAACGTTCGCTTTGGTATCCACCCTGTAGCGGGTCGTATGCCAGGGCACATGAACGTACTGCTTGCTGAAGCGAAGGTTCCTTACGATATCGTGTATGAGATGGAAGAGATCAACGAAGACTTCCCTAACGTTGACGTATCTGTGGTTATCGGTGCAAACGACATCGTAAACCCTGCCGCCCAAGAAGTTCCAGATAGCCCAATCGCGGGTATGCCAGTACTTGAGCCATGGAACGGTAAGCAGACCATTGTAATGAAACGTTCGATGGGTACCGGTTATGCGGGTGTAGATAACCCACTCTTCTACAAAGACAACACACGCATGCTATTTGGTGATGCTAAGGATCGTCTAGATCAGATCCTTAAAGCGCTAAGCTAA
- the smrA gene encoding DNA endonuclease SmrA, translating into MSDADLDNEFSALMLGEGVKPLATEKRVSAREQLRRGDFSALEERRRAAEGQDERFRFTKDQIINPLDPLDWKRDGVQDGVYRNLRLGKYQADARLDLINKTLPQAMDELPNFVKECYRFGLRTVMINHGRGKHENAPQNLMKSALAIWLPKIDEVLAFHSAQPQHGGLAAIYVLLRKNDEQRLANQERHRS; encoded by the coding sequence GTGAGTGATGCCGATCTAGATAACGAATTTTCGGCTCTAATGCTTGGCGAAGGGGTAAAACCTCTCGCAACTGAAAAACGTGTATCAGCCCGCGAACAACTCCGTCGTGGCGACTTCTCTGCACTAGAGGAGCGCCGTCGTGCGGCTGAAGGCCAGGATGAGCGATTTCGGTTTACTAAAGATCAAATCATTAACCCACTCGATCCTCTCGATTGGAAACGCGATGGCGTCCAAGATGGAGTCTATAGAAACCTTCGCTTAGGCAAGTACCAAGCGGATGCCCGTCTCGATCTGATCAATAAGACACTGCCACAAGCGATGGATGAATTACCCAACTTTGTTAAAGAGTGTTACCGATTTGGCCTAAGAACCGTGATGATCAATCATGGTCGCGGCAAACATGAAAATGCTCCACAAAACCTGATGAAAAGTGCCTTAGCTATCTGGCTACCCAAAATAGATGAGGTACTCGCATTCCACTCAGCACAACCACAACATGGTGGGTTAGCGGCAATCTATGTTCTGCTGCGAAAGAATGATGAACAACGTCTCGCTAACCAAGAGCGCCATCGTTCATGA
- a CDS encoding GNAT family N-acetyltransferase, with product MEHDFAVENFKPAKHPKNVRVAGTAVILEPIDISKHARELFDAYSEDIEGAIWEYLPYGPFSNFEEYAEWLGSITSEDDPTFFAIVRTSDNKAVGVAAYLRINQAEGSIEVGHLNYAPTLQRTKESTEAMYLMMKWAFENGYRRYEWKCNALNRKSRYAAQRLGFSFEGIFRQSNIVKGRNRNTAWFAAIDSEWASLKECYETYLSDSNFDENGMHKTALSALTKPILYKLDSLEFLD from the coding sequence ATGGAACATGATTTTGCTGTAGAGAACTTTAAGCCCGCCAAGCATCCGAAAAATGTGCGTGTAGCTGGGACAGCAGTGATTCTTGAACCTATTGATATTTCAAAGCACGCAAGAGAGTTATTTGACGCTTACTCTGAGGATATAGAAGGTGCTATTTGGGAATACTTACCCTACGGTCCTTTCAGCAATTTTGAAGAGTATGCCGAGTGGTTAGGCTCTATCACTTCAGAAGATGACCCGACCTTCTTTGCCATTGTTCGAACTTCAGATAATAAAGCTGTCGGGGTTGCTGCCTACCTACGAATCAATCAAGCCGAGGGTTCAATCGAGGTCGGACATTTGAATTACGCCCCCACATTACAGCGCACTAAAGAGAGCACTGAAGCGATGTATTTAATGATGAAGTGGGCGTTTGAGAACGGATATCGTCGTTACGAATGGAAATGCAACGCCCTGAATAGAAAGAGCCGGTATGCTGCGCAGCGTCTTGGCTTCTCTTTTGAAGGTATTTTCAGACAGTCGAATATTGTGAAAGGTAGAAACCGCAATACCGCCTGGTTTGCAGCTATAGATTCAGAATGGGCTTCTCTTAAAGAGTGCTATGAAACCTATCTAAGCGATTCTAACTTCGATGAAAATGGTATGCACAAAACTGCGCTATCAGCATTAACAAAACCAATCCTGTATAAACTTGATAGCCTGGAGTTCTTAGATTAG
- a CDS encoding MOSC domain-containing protein: MKLVDIVRYPLKSGAAQHLRTTQLSSIGIEGDRRFMLAEPSGKFITARKDPQLLHLDLQVEDGTVSLFRDGELLGTFATSSHDRLNVEVWSRTISVMQITEASPLVSELVGREARLVFNDAGAKDIAEKRYPWGPILSDGYPLLLTNTASLAALDAASGGVFEMSRFRPNLVIDSDTPWQEDGWTQFRIGYTLFERKKPCERCVLTTRDPLTGEKSINQEPLKTLAKIHRGEDGAINFGQNIAVLEPGIISVGDTVELID; the protein is encoded by the coding sequence ATGAAACTAGTCGATATTGTTCGTTACCCCCTAAAGTCTGGTGCGGCTCAGCACCTTAGGACCACGCAGTTGAGTTCGATAGGTATCGAAGGTGATCGTCGATTTATGCTGGCAGAGCCTTCAGGAAAGTTTATTACTGCTCGTAAAGATCCTCAGTTATTGCATTTAGACCTTCAGGTTGAAGACGGTACGGTCTCGCTTTTTCGTGATGGTGAGCTACTTGGTACCTTCGCTACCTCATCTCATGATCGTTTAAATGTAGAGGTTTGGTCTCGCACGATTTCTGTTATGCAGATCACAGAGGCATCTCCATTGGTGAGTGAACTTGTGGGGCGCGAAGCGCGCTTGGTCTTTAACGATGCAGGTGCAAAAGATATTGCAGAGAAGCGCTACCCTTGGGGGCCTATCTTGAGTGATGGCTATCCGCTGCTACTTACTAATACGGCCTCGTTGGCTGCTTTGGATGCAGCTTCTGGTGGTGTTTTTGAGATGTCGCGTTTTAGGCCGAATCTCGTCATCGATAGTGATACGCCTTGGCAGGAGGATGGTTGGACGCAGTTTCGGATAGGTTACACACTATTTGAGCGCAAAAAACCTTGTGAGCGATGTGTCCTTACAACTCGTGACCCGCTGACAGGTGAGAAAAGCATTAATCAAGAACCATTGAAAACGCTCGCCAAGATACACAGGGGTGAGGATGGTGCGATTAACTTTGGTCAGAATATCGCGGTACTAGAGCCCGGTATTATTTCAGTTGGTGATACTGTTGAGTTGATCGACTAA
- a CDS encoding DnaJ domain-containing protein: MNPLLLIILFGLTAITLFWLRTLLPQQRRRATIQIILVALALFLLFLAITGRMHWIGAAIGALLPFVRRVLPWLIRLLPFLKRKRDQKTQSPAKAPVSNKEEAYQILGLKPGASREEILAAHKRLMQKAHPDRGGSDWLAARINAAKELLTKD; the protein is encoded by the coding sequence TTGAACCCCCTACTTCTGATCATTCTTTTTGGCCTTACAGCAATCACCCTGTTCTGGTTGCGAACACTGTTGCCTCAACAACGCCGACGAGCCACCATACAGATCATTTTAGTGGCGCTGGCACTCTTTCTTCTGTTTCTCGCTATCACCGGGCGCATGCACTGGATAGGCGCAGCTATTGGCGCCCTACTACCCTTTGTTCGCCGCGTCCTACCCTGGCTGATTCGACTTCTCCCATTTCTCAAACGCAAACGCGATCAAAAAACGCAAAGCCCCGCTAAAGCGCCAGTCAGCAACAAGGAAGAAGCCTACCAAATACTGGGATTGAAACCGGGAGCAAGCCGAGAGGAGATTCTTGCTGCGCACAAGCGCTTAATGCAGAAGGCGCATCCAGACCGAGGGGGAAGTGACTGGCTCGCTGCAAGAATCAACGCCGCAAAAGAGCTGCTAACGAAGGATTAA
- a CDS encoding Re/Si-specific NAD(P)(+) transhydrogenase subunit alpha: MRIGVPRENEEGEKRVALTPEVASKMQKLGFEVSMEAGAGLEASYADEEYEKAGVEIIQDPHDLWGKSDIILKVRPPKAHPELGFYGIELMKKDQTIISFLYPAMNPEMLQEMADHGINALAMDSVPRISRAQKMDALSSMANIAGYRAVVEAAQHFGRFFTGQITAAGRIQPAKVLVIGAGVAGLAAIGAAKGMGAIVRAFDTRPEVKEQVESMDAEFLMLDFPEDEDGAGAGGYAKTMSPEFIKAEMDLFAAQAAEVDIIITTALIPGKEAPELITERMVANMKPGSVIVDLAAEAGGNCKLTEANKVVNKHGVTIIGYTNLPSRLAAQSSQLYATNLLNLLTELCPEKNGEIDINMEDEVIRGATVVKQGNITWPPPAPRISLAPKEDIGLKAKQSLEKPEEKPAHPLAFLIPLLIAGGALFGLGSVAPSEFIGHLTVFVLSCFIGYMVIWGVSHSLHTPLMSVTNAISSIIVIGALIQISSTSPVVSVLAGLAVFITSINIVGGFAVTQRMLRMFRK, translated from the coding sequence ATGAGAATCGGTGTACCAAGAGAGAACGAAGAGGGCGAAAAACGCGTCGCTCTCACACCAGAAGTTGCATCTAAGATGCAAAAACTGGGCTTTGAAGTCTCTATGGAAGCGGGTGCTGGCTTAGAGGCTAGCTACGCTGATGAAGAGTACGAGAAAGCAGGCGTTGAAATTATCCAAGATCCACACGATCTTTGGGGTAAATCAGACATCATTCTGAAAGTGCGCCCACCTAAAGCGCACCCAGAGCTTGGTTTCTATGGCATTGAGTTGATGAAGAAAGATCAAACGATCATCAGCTTCCTCTACCCTGCCATGAACCCTGAGATGCTTCAGGAGATGGCTGATCACGGCATCAACGCGCTAGCAATGGACTCTGTGCCACGTATCTCACGTGCGCAGAAGATGGATGCTCTATCTTCAATGGCTAATATCGCGGGTTACCGTGCTGTTGTTGAAGCTGCGCAGCACTTTGGTCGTTTCTTTACCGGCCAGATCACTGCCGCAGGTCGTATCCAGCCAGCTAAGGTACTAGTTATAGGTGCAGGTGTAGCAGGTCTAGCTGCCATCGGCGCTGCGAAAGGCATGGGCGCAATCGTGCGTGCATTCGATACTCGTCCTGAAGTTAAAGAGCAGGTTGAGTCGATGGATGCCGAGTTCCTTATGCTCGACTTCCCAGAAGATGAAGATGGTGCCGGTGCAGGCGGTTACGCTAAAACCATGAGCCCTGAGTTCATCAAAGCTGAGATGGATCTATTCGCTGCACAGGCGGCTGAAGTAGATATCATCATCACTACAGCACTTATTCCTGGCAAAGAGGCACCTGAGCTTATTACTGAGCGTATGGTTGCCAACATGAAACCAGGTTCAGTTATCGTTGACCTTGCTGCTGAAGCGGGTGGTAACTGTAAGCTGACTGAAGCGAACAAGGTAGTAAATAAGCACGGCGTAACGATTATCGGTTACACCAACCTTCCAAGCCGCCTAGCTGCTCAGTCTTCACAGCTGTACGCAACTAACCTTCTTAACCTGTTGACCGAACTCTGCCCTGAAAAGAACGGCGAGATAGATATCAACATGGAAGATGAAGTGATTCGTGGAGCTACTGTGGTTAAACAGGGCAACATCACCTGGCCACCACCAGCACCACGTATCTCCCTAGCTCCTAAAGAGGACATTGGTCTTAAAGCGAAACAGAGCCTAGAGAAGCCGGAAGAGAAACCTGCTCACCCTCTAGCGTTCCTAATCCCTCTGCTTATTGCAGGCGGTGCGCTATTTGGCCTAGGTTCTGTAGCGCCATCTGAGTTTATCGGCCACCTAACCGTATTCGTTCTATCTTGTTTCATCGGATACATGGTTATTTGGGGCGTATCTCACTCGCTACACACCCCTCTTATGTCGGTAACTAACGCGATAAGTTCGATCATCGTGATCGGTGCTTTGATACAGATCTCTAGTACGAGCCCAGTGGTTTCAGTACTTGCGGGTCTTGCGGTGTTTATCACCAGTATCAATATCGTGGGTGGCTTTGCCGTTACTCAGCGCATGCTACGCATGTTTAGGAAGTAA
- a CDS encoding GNAT family N-acetyltransferase, whose protein sequence is MSLSGDRELVWINCTASEVDATIAELSKVCALNPANGYVIAKQCPSPLKAISPNAVVNHLGESVDFIIFNTFDGFSPNTLAQAAGMIRSAGKLFLITPASDVWSSFKDPELKKVGLVIAEEGLFISFISNGLNNIYKPISSLNGLHKFTIPNTEDRTTDDQINSVVQLLRAWQNDRSTTLITADRGRGKSSSIGIALAKTESINPAKILITAPDRRSVDSLYSRYHQIADTDRAEHPPRFLRPAEALQVLKDEQELSDIELLIIDEAAAIATPMLLQLANKTPHLCLATTTAGYEGFGRGFALRFLDKLKAERNLDQHLTLNEPIRWQSNDPLEQQLNKLLLMDLSSSQTVDLPDGIHQIERAQLVEKPELLEAVFALLQGAHYRTSPNDLRILLDSPGHLLFVAINKGMLTGTCWVASEGNIDPELAEAIARGERRPNGNLLPQTLAFSEGWPKAASNSYWRIIRIAVAEEMRRKGTGAELLKQVEESAKELEVDFLGSSFAGFQDVLAFWQANGYSLVRWGDTIDSVAGEAAALVLKELNPDVSPNLSQLIDRASQRYQDLFAHKEIPELPVGFEGVQLKQTDPELLISMLARFAHAFAPLTLSKPFIREALRLTNQPLDEIDLTEPSNRQEMNQLREGVAKLVDQLNSITN, encoded by the coding sequence ATGAGCTTATCCGGTGATAGAGAACTGGTTTGGATCAACTGCACTGCATCTGAAGTTGATGCAACCATCGCAGAACTAAGTAAAGTCTGCGCGCTAAATCCTGCCAACGGCTATGTGATTGCAAAGCAGTGCCCTTCGCCATTAAAAGCTATCTCACCAAATGCAGTAGTAAATCACCTTGGCGAATCGGTCGATTTTATTATCTTTAACACCTTTGATGGCTTTTCACCCAACACACTGGCGCAAGCTGCTGGAATGATTAGATCCGCTGGGAAGCTGTTTTTGATAACACCGGCAAGTGATGTATGGTCCTCTTTTAAAGACCCTGAACTGAAAAAAGTCGGTTTGGTTATCGCTGAAGAAGGGTTATTTATTTCATTTATAAGCAATGGCTTAAATAATATTTATAAACCAATATCTAGTTTAAATGGGCTGCATAAATTTACAATTCCTAACACTGAAGACCGCACCACCGATGATCAAATCAACAGCGTTGTTCAACTTCTCAGAGCCTGGCAAAACGACAGATCCACAACACTGATCACGGCCGATCGTGGCCGCGGCAAAAGCAGCTCTATTGGCATTGCGTTGGCCAAAACAGAGAGCATCAACCCTGCTAAGATTTTGATTACAGCCCCCGATAGACGCTCGGTAGACTCACTCTACTCTCGCTATCATCAAATCGCTGATACGGACCGGGCTGAACATCCACCTCGATTCTTAAGACCTGCCGAGGCGCTGCAGGTACTAAAAGATGAGCAAGAGCTATCTGATATTGAACTCCTCATCATCGATGAAGCCGCAGCCATCGCAACCCCTATGCTTTTACAGCTTGCAAATAAAACACCCCACCTCTGCTTGGCAACTACTACGGCTGGCTACGAGGGATTTGGCCGCGGTTTCGCGCTACGTTTTCTCGATAAACTAAAAGCAGAGCGCAACCTAGACCAGCACCTTACTCTGAACGAACCTATCCGCTGGCAGAGTAACGATCCACTAGAGCAACAACTCAACAAACTACTATTAATGGATCTATCGAGTTCGCAAACGGTTGATTTACCGGATGGCATCCATCAGATCGAACGTGCGCAGCTAGTAGAGAAGCCAGAACTACTTGAAGCGGTATTTGCTCTGCTACAAGGGGCTCACTATCGGACCTCACCGAATGATCTGCGGATATTGTTAGATTCACCCGGCCACCTTCTATTTGTAGCTATTAATAAAGGCATGCTTACAGGCACTTGCTGGGTCGCAAGCGAGGGCAATATCGATCCAGAGTTAGCTGAAGCGATTGCGCGAGGTGAGCGCCGCCCGAACGGCAACCTACTCCCGCAAACCTTGGCGTTTTCTGAGGGATGGCCTAAAGCTGCTTCAAATAGTTATTGGCGCATCATACGTATTGCCGTAGCAGAAGAGATGCGTCGCAAAGGGACAGGAGCTGAACTTCTCAAACAGGTTGAAGAGTCTGCAAAAGAGTTAGAAGTCGATTTTTTAGGTTCGAGCTTTGCCGGTTTTCAGGATGTACTAGCCTTCTGGCAGGCCAATGGATATTCACTGGTAAGATGGGGCGATACCATTGATTCGGTCGCTGGAGAAGCAGCTGCGCTCGTCTTAAAAGAGTTGAATCCTGACGTTTCGCCAAATCTCTCACAACTCATAGACAGAGCTAGCCAGCGCTATCAAGACCTTTTCGCTCACAAGGAGATTCCTGAACTGCCTGTCGGATTTGAGGGTGTTCAATTAAAACAGACGGATCCTGAGTTACTAATCAGTATGCTGGCTCGCTTCGCACATGCGTTTGCCCCTCTTACATTGAGCAAACCTTTTATACGCGAAGCGCTGAGGCTGACAAACCAGCCCTTGGATGAGATTGATTTAACAGAGCCGAGTAATCGACAAGAGATGAACCAGTTGAGAGAAGGCGTCGCTAAGTTAGTCGATCAACTCAACAGTATCACCAACTGA
- a CDS encoding DUF6482 family protein → MKVTIDQLQSQRPKIHELRLKSFECEHYLVQVTTDQGESLVYADNGKPALFRSQLAAKFPFKGLEVARATLEHQSTYNEMIGLDVGSVEPLVVDISLPDADLS, encoded by the coding sequence ATGAAAGTCACTATCGATCAACTACAAAGCCAACGTCCTAAAATTCATGAGTTGCGCCTTAAGTCATTTGAATGCGAACACTATTTAGTTCAAGTGACTACCGACCAGGGTGAGTCGCTTGTCTATGCAGATAACGGCAAGCCAGCGCTATTTCGCTCACAGCTAGCAGCTAAGTTCCCTTTTAAAGGTCTTGAGGTCGCTAGGGCTACCTTGGAACATCAATCTACCTACAACGAGATGATCGGGTTGGATGTGGGTTCGGTCGAGCCGCTGGTGGTTGATATCAGCCTGCCGGATGCTGACCTTTCGTAA
- a CDS encoding SDR family oxidoreductase, which translates to MTNVVLVTGGGRGIGAATAKLLASKGYLVAVNYRDDKASADQVVGAIQEKGGTALAFQADVSDEQQVIQLFDQIESSLGTVSHLVNNAGRLMTQARFADISLERFNTILNANLTSCFLCCREYLRRQSKSGQKGAIVNVSSVAARTGSPFEYIDYAASKGGMDTLTRGLATELADTGIRVNGVRPGFIYTDMHADGGEPGRVDRLAPVIPMKRGGTSEEVAQSIVWLLSDDASYVTGSFIDVAGGR; encoded by the coding sequence ATGACGAATGTGGTTTTAGTTACAGGTGGCGGTAGAGGCATAGGTGCGGCTACTGCAAAGTTACTAGCATCCAAAGGTTATCTAGTTGCGGTTAATTATCGCGATGATAAAGCATCCGCTGACCAGGTCGTTGGTGCCATTCAAGAGAAGGGTGGTACAGCACTCGCTTTTCAAGCGGATGTTTCAGATGAACAGCAAGTTATTCAGCTGTTTGATCAGATTGAATCTAGCCTTGGTACTGTCTCACACCTTGTAAATAATGCCGGTCGCTTAATGACGCAGGCGAGATTTGCAGATATATCACTTGAGCGATTCAATACGATCTTAAATGCTAACCTGACGAGCTGCTTCTTGTGTTGCCGTGAGTATCTGCGTCGCCAATCTAAATCTGGCCAAAAGGGTGCAATTGTAAATGTCTCATCAGTGGCTGCTCGCACTGGATCGCCTTTTGAGTATATTGATTACGCCGCATCCAAAGGTGGAATGGATACCCTGACGCGGGGGTTGGCGACAGAGCTTGCCGATACAGGTATTCGGGTAAATGGAGTCCGTCCAGGTTTTATCTATACCGATATGCACGCCGATGGTGGTGAACCGGGTCGCGTCGATCGGCTTGCACCAGTTATCCCAATGAAACGTGGAGGCACCTCGGAAGAGGTGGCTCAAAGCATCGTTTGGTTATTGTCCGATGACGCCTCATATGTAACGGGCAGTTTTATTGATGTGGCTGGCGGGCGATAG
- a CDS encoding glutathione S-transferase C-terminal domain-containing protein, with product MIDFYTWGTPNGHKIRIMLEACGLEYRLHLVNILNKEQFAPEFLKISPNNKIPAIVDSEGPGGQPISVFESGAILIYLAEKCGKYLPQDPRQRVEVMEWLMWQMGGFGPMLGQAHHFNKFAPEPVPYAIERYCAEAHRLWGVLDERLASREFVCGQMSIADFAIYPWANRFEFQKIEPEQYANVHRWMEHMKSFDFVQTGLLTPEG from the coding sequence ATGATCGACTTCTACACTTGGGGAACACCAAACGGCCATAAGATCCGGATTATGTTGGAGGCCTGTGGTCTTGAGTACCGCTTACACCTGGTAAATATACTCAACAAAGAGCAGTTTGCGCCCGAGTTTCTTAAGATCAGTCCAAACAATAAGATTCCCGCCATTGTGGATAGTGAAGGGCCTGGTGGCCAGCCAATCTCAGTGTTTGAGTCGGGTGCGATACTCATCTATCTGGCTGAGAAGTGTGGGAAATATCTACCACAAGATCCTCGTCAGCGTGTTGAGGTGATGGAGTGGTTGATGTGGCAGATGGGTGGTTTTGGTCCTATGCTTGGTCAAGCGCACCACTTCAATAAATTTGCTCCAGAACCGGTGCCCTATGCAATTGAACGCTACTGCGCAGAGGCTCATCGCCTTTGGGGTGTCCTTGATGAACGCCTAGCTTCGCGAGAGTTTGTCTGCGGTCAAATGAGTATTGCCGATTTTGCGATTTACCCTTGGGCGAATCGTTTTGAGTTCCAGAAGATCGAACCAGAGCAGTATGCAAATGTGCATCGTTGGATGGAGCATATGAAATCATTCGACTTCGTTCAAACGGGTCTTTTGACCCCGGAGGGGTGA
- the ybaK gene encoding Cys-tRNA(Pro) deacylase produces MHEYQHEASEEGYGLEAARKLGLDPNAVFKTLLVAIDGDNKRLAVAVVPVSGTLDLKAMAKALKAKRVEMADKQSAQRSTGYLLGGISPLGQKRLLITVVDESAAHCETIYVSAGKRGLDMGLAASDLLLLTKGTLADIGSD; encoded by the coding sequence CTGCATGAGTACCAGCATGAAGCCTCTGAAGAGGGCTACGGTTTAGAGGCTGCGCGGAAGTTGGGTTTAGATCCCAACGCGGTATTTAAAACCCTGCTTGTCGCAATTGATGGTGATAATAAACGGCTTGCCGTGGCGGTTGTGCCAGTCTCGGGTACGCTCGATCTAAAAGCGATGGCTAAAGCTTTAAAGGCTAAGCGTGTAGAGATGGCTGATAAGCAATCAGCGCAGCGATCTACCGGTTATCTGCTCGGTGGTATATCACCACTGGGTCAAAAACGGCTTCTCATTACCGTGGTTGATGAGAGTGCCGCACACTGTGAGACTATCTATGTCAGTGCTGGAAAACGTGGCTTGGATATGGGGCTAGCGGCCTCAGATCTACTTCTACTAACTAAAGGCACACTTGCTGATATCGGCTCTGATTAA